A region from the Coffea eugenioides isolate CCC68of chromosome 9, Ceug_1.0, whole genome shotgun sequence genome encodes:
- the LOC113782360 gene encoding uncharacterized protein LOC113782360, translating into MSRTLSSYPDLWQDRALERFQKFSPPKFLGGPDPYEAEKWLEAMINIFTALNYTEERQVQFAVFQFEGPARAWWNVVRAKWEREGTVWTWLNFVRDFNEKYLPPIVQEKREDDFIKLRQGMMSVTEYETQFTKLSKFAPELIATEPRKVRRFIQGLNVELQEALAAAQINTFTEVLEKAQRIETARAHMKNFHAKRK; encoded by the coding sequence ATGAGTCGTACCTTATCTAGTTATCCTGATTTGTGGCAggatagagccttggagagATTCCAGAAATTCTCTCCACCTAAATTCTTAGGAGGACCAGACCCGTATGAGGCTGAGAAGTGGCTTGAggccatgataaatatttttacTGCCCTGAACTATACGGAGGAGAGACAGGTTCAATTTGCTGTATTTCAGTTCGAGGGACCAGCTAGGGCCTGGTGGAACGTAGTAAGGGCCAAATGGGAGAGAGAAGGAACTGTATGGACTTGGCTAAACTTTGTGCGGGATTTTAACGAGAAATATCTTCCTCCTATTGTCCAAGAGAAACgagaggacgatttcattaaaCTTCGTCAAGGAATGAtgagtgtaactgagtatgagactcagtttaccaAATTGTCTAAATTCGCTCCCGAGCTGATTGCTACGGAGCCAAGGAAAGTACGGAGGTTTATACAAGGGCTAAATGTGGAATTACAGGAAGCCTTAGCGGCAGCTCAGAtcaatacgtttacggaggtctTGGAAAAGGCCCAAAGGATAGAAACTGCTAGGGCCCACATGAAGAATTTCCACGCCAAACGAAAATGA